In Parvivirga hydrogeniphila, one genomic interval encodes:
- a CDS encoding NifU family protein, giving the protein MKERVQEVLETIRPALQADGGDIELVDVVDGVVKVRLVGACGGCPMSQLTLANGVERVLKQEIPEVVRVEPV; this is encoded by the coding sequence GTGAAAGAGCGAGTCCAAGAAGTGCTCGAGACGATCAGACCGGCCTTGCAGGCCGACGGCGGGGACATCGAGCTCGTCGACGTCGTCGACGGCGTCGTGAAAGTCCGCCTCGTCGGGGCCTGCGGCGGGTGCCCGATGTCGCAGCTGACCCTGGCGAACGGGGTCGAGCGCGTGCTCAAGCAGGAGATCCCTGAAGTCGTGCGCGTCGAGCCCGTCTAG
- the dcd gene encoding dCTP deaminase, producing the protein MVLSDRSIKEQMMAGRIRIEPCDPDDIQPSSVDLHLGPRFQVFRNSRYPYIDPARKQDGLMELVEATAESPFVLHPGEFVLGTTVERIVLPDDIVARLEGKSSLGRLGLLIHSTAGYVDPGWDGRLTLELSNVANLPILLMPGMAIGQISFLQMTTPVDRPYGTPGLGSKYQGQSDVTPSRSYENF; encoded by the coding sequence GTGGTCCTCTCTGACCGGTCGATCAAAGAGCAGATGATGGCCGGGCGCATCCGGATCGAGCCGTGCGACCCGGACGACATCCAGCCGTCGAGCGTGGACCTGCACCTCGGGCCGAGGTTTCAGGTGTTCCGGAACTCCCGGTACCCCTACATCGATCCGGCGCGCAAGCAAGACGGGCTGATGGAGCTCGTGGAGGCGACAGCGGAAAGCCCGTTCGTGCTGCATCCAGGCGAGTTCGTGCTCGGCACGACCGTGGAGCGCATCGTGCTCCCAGACGACATCGTCGCGCGGCTCGAGGGCAAGAGCTCGCTTGGACGCCTCGGGCTGCTCATACACTCGACTGCCGGGTACGTGGATCCGGGCTGGGACGGCAGGCTCACGCTCGAGCTCTCGAACGTCGCGAACCTGCCCATCCTGCTCATGCCGGGCATGGCCATCGGCCAGATCTCGTTCCTGCAGATGACGACGCCGGTGGACCGCCCGTACGGGACGCCGGGTCTCGGCAGCAAGTACCAGGGCCAGTCCGACGTCACGCCGAGCAGGTCGTACGAGAACTTCTGA
- a CDS encoding FAD-dependent monooxygenase, producing the protein MRRHVAEAPTKDSYRTIVVGAGPAGTLAAMHAAGAGSVLLLDAFPLPRHKSCGGMIHALSARTLARHGVRLDGTIREPERVRFRFHDWDADVKKPCSLTFYNVDRDTFDLLLIEMLPPSVEVASGCRATAVEQDCDGCWVTVDARGATHRVRCSILIGADGARSTIRRAIAPGERPYVTVQDVVELEGRIEPFFDCIYSSSIGNGHAYSYVVPKDGHALVGSVFYPRTKRPHETQDLVLEALRAKLPALGPSVAREAAAAAHVRSMRDIVPGAGRILLAGEAGGFLSPTSGEGISYALRTGEMAGRAAALAPERALDAYRSALRPLMAQIRFKLAVLPAMESRAGRALARTLPAPVVSAITRYL; encoded by the coding sequence GTGCGCAGACACGTCGCTGAAGCTCCAACCAAGGACTCGTACCGCACCATCGTCGTGGGGGCGGGGCCGGCCGGCACGCTGGCTGCCATGCACGCTGCCGGGGCCGGATCCGTCCTGCTGCTTGACGCGTTCCCGCTTCCTCGTCACAAGAGCTGCGGCGGCATGATACACGCGCTTTCTGCCCGCACGCTCGCACGCCACGGAGTGCGGCTCGACGGGACCATCCGCGAGCCGGAACGCGTGCGGTTCCGCTTCCACGACTGGGACGCGGACGTGAAGAAGCCGTGCTCGCTCACCTTCTACAACGTCGACCGCGACACCTTCGACCTGCTGCTGATCGAGATGCTGCCGCCTTCCGTGGAGGTGGCCTCCGGCTGCCGAGCGACCGCAGTCGAGCAGGATTGCGACGGATGCTGGGTGACGGTCGATGCCCGCGGTGCGACCCACCGCGTGCGGTGCTCGATCCTGATCGGCGCCGACGGAGCGCGCTCGACGATCCGCCGGGCGATCGCTCCAGGCGAGCGCCCGTACGTCACCGTCCAAGACGTCGTCGAGCTCGAGGGACGGATAGAACCCTTCTTCGACTGCATATACAGCAGCAGCATCGGCAATGGCCACGCGTACTCGTACGTTGTTCCGAAAGACGGCCATGCCCTCGTCGGATCGGTGTTCTATCCGAGGACGAAACGGCCGCACGAGACACAGGACCTCGTCCTTGAGGCCCTGCGCGCGAAGCTTCCCGCGCTCGGGCCCTCCGTCGCCAGGGAGGCCGCAGCCGCCGCGCACGTGCGCTCGATGCGCGACATCGTGCCCGGCGCGGGCCGCATCCTCCTCGCCGGCGAAGCGGGCGGCTTCCTGTCGCCGACGTCAGGCGAAGGCATCTCGTACGCGCTTCGCACGGGCGAGATGGCCGGACGCGCAGCCGCTCTCGCTCCCGAGCGCGCGCTTGACGCCTACCGGTCGGCGCTTCGGCCGCTCATGGCACAGATCCGCTTCAAGCTCGCGGTTCTGCCTGCGATGGAGTCTCGCGCCGGCCGCGCGCTCGCGCGCACGCTCCCTGCGCCCGTCGTCAGCGCCATCACGCGCTACCTGTAG
- a CDS encoding vitamin B12-dependent ribonucleotide reductase, producing MTEAKKTAYDRAIDETLSPNSLKVLRKRYLKKDDEGNPIENPSDMFVRVAENIASAEARYGATPEQVEEVAHDFYQLMTSLDFLPNSPTLMNAGRELQQLSACFVLPVEDSMESIFGAVRDTAIIHKSGGGTGFSFSRLRPAGDQVKSTQGVSSGPVSFMRVFNQATEAVKQGGTRRGANMGVLRVDHPDILQFITCKADGDFANFNISVALTEKFMEAVKAGEPYDLVNPRNGEIVGQLDAREVYDKIVEMAWATGDPGIIFIDRMNRDNPTPHLGEIESTNPCGEQPLLPYEACNLGSVNLSHFVRHTDAGLDVDWDRLADVVHRAVRFLDDVIDVNEYPLPKIAELARGNRKIGLGVMGWADMLIMMGIPYDSDEAVALGEKVMGFIRAEARAASAKLAEERGVFPNFAGSIYDTPDGMRLRNATVTTIAPTGTLSIIANCSSGVEPLFAVSYVRTVMDNDKLVEVNPLFEDIAVKRGFYSRDLMERIAEHGSVQDIPEVPEDVRRIFVTAHDIAPEWHVRMQAAFQRYTDNAVSKTVNFPNSATVEDVRRVYDLAYELGVKGVTIYRDGSKENQVLSTGKTAKAGQSGPVRPGELEPRPRPAVTMGRTEKLQTGCGNLYVTINSDEHGLCEVFTQMGKSGGCAASQSEALSRMISVSLRAGVDPRAIIKHLRGIRCPSPAWTQGGKVLSCADAVGIAMEHYLEWLETGAESTTVSKDVEGLDGLTGACPECGSALEHESGCAVCRACGFSKCA from the coding sequence ATGACCGAAGCCAAGAAGACCGCCTACGACCGCGCGATCGACGAGACCCTCTCCCCGAACAGTCTGAAGGTGCTTCGCAAGCGCTACCTCAAGAAGGACGACGAGGGGAATCCGATCGAGAACCCGTCGGACATGTTCGTGCGGGTGGCCGAGAACATCGCGTCTGCCGAAGCGCGCTACGGGGCGACGCCGGAGCAGGTCGAAGAGGTCGCGCACGACTTCTATCAGCTCATGACATCGCTGGACTTCCTGCCGAACTCGCCGACGCTCATGAACGCCGGGCGCGAGCTGCAGCAGCTTTCGGCGTGCTTCGTGCTGCCGGTCGAGGACTCGATGGAGTCCATCTTCGGAGCCGTGCGGGACACGGCCATCATCCACAAGTCGGGCGGGGGGACCGGCTTCTCGTTCTCCCGGCTGCGCCCGGCCGGAGACCAGGTGAAGTCCACGCAGGGCGTCTCGAGCGGCCCGGTGTCGTTCATGCGGGTCTTCAACCAGGCCACGGAGGCCGTGAAGCAGGGCGGCACCCGGCGCGGCGCGAACATGGGCGTCCTGCGCGTCGACCACCCCGACATCCTGCAGTTCATCACCTGCAAGGCGGACGGTGACTTCGCCAACTTCAACATCTCAGTGGCGCTCACGGAGAAGTTCATGGAGGCCGTCAAGGCCGGGGAGCCGTACGACCTCGTGAACCCGCGCAATGGCGAGATCGTCGGCCAGCTGGACGCTCGCGAGGTGTACGACAAGATCGTCGAGATGGCGTGGGCCACCGGTGATCCCGGCATCATCTTCATCGACCGCATGAACCGCGACAACCCGACTCCGCACCTGGGCGAGATCGAGTCGACGAACCCGTGCGGCGAGCAGCCGCTCTTGCCGTACGAGGCGTGCAACCTAGGCTCGGTGAACCTCTCGCACTTCGTGCGGCACACCGATGCGGGTCTGGACGTGGACTGGGACCGGCTCGCCGACGTGGTGCACCGAGCGGTGCGGTTCCTCGATGACGTCATCGACGTGAACGAGTATCCGCTGCCGAAGATCGCCGAGCTGGCGCGCGGGAACCGCAAGATCGGGCTCGGCGTGATGGGCTGGGCAGACATGCTCATCATGATGGGCATCCCCTACGACAGCGACGAGGCGGTCGCGCTCGGCGAGAAGGTCATGGGCTTCATCCGCGCAGAGGCGCGCGCGGCGTCTGCCAAGCTCGCCGAGGAGCGTGGCGTGTTCCCGAACTTCGCAGGCTCGATCTACGACACGCCGGACGGCATGCGGCTTCGCAACGCCACTGTGACGACGATCGCGCCGACAGGGACGCTTTCGATCATCGCGAACTGCTCTTCTGGCGTGGAGCCGCTGTTCGCCGTGAGCTACGTGCGGACCGTCATGGACAACGACAAGCTCGTCGAGGTCAACCCGCTGTTCGAGGACATCGCGGTCAAGCGCGGGTTCTACAGCCGCGACCTCATGGAGCGCATCGCCGAGCACGGCTCGGTGCAGGACATCCCCGAGGTGCCCGAAGACGTGCGGCGCATCTTCGTGACGGCGCACGACATCGCGCCCGAGTGGCACGTGAGGATGCAGGCGGCGTTCCAGCGCTACACCGACAACGCGGTGTCAAAGACGGTGAACTTCCCGAACAGCGCGACCGTCGAGGACGTGCGCCGCGTGTACGACCTTGCGTACGAGCTCGGCGTCAAGGGCGTCACGATCTACCGCGACGGCAGCAAGGAGAACCAGGTGCTGTCGACCGGCAAGACCGCGAAGGCCGGCCAGAGCGGCCCAGTGAGGCCCGGCGAGCTCGAGCCGCGGCCGCGTCCAGCGGTGACGATGGGCAGGACCGAGAAGCTGCAGACCGGGTGCGGCAACCTCTACGTCACGATCAACTCCGACGAGCACGGCCTGTGCGAGGTCTTCACGCAGATGGGCAAGTCCGGCGGATGCGCCGCATCGCAGTCCGAGGCCCTCTCCCGGATGATCTCGGTGTCGCTGCGCGCAGGCGTCGATCCCCGCGCGATCATCAAGCACCTGCGCGGCATCCGCTGCCCCAGCCCGGCGTGGACCCAGGGCGGCAAGGTGCTGTCGTGCGCTGACGCCGTCGGCATCGCGATGGAGCACTACCTGGAGTGGCTCGAGACCGGCGCGGAGAGCACGACGGTCTCCAAAGACGTCGAGGGCCTGGATGGGCTGACGGGCGCGTGCCCCGAGTGCGGGAGCGCGCTCGAGCACGAGAGCGGCTGTGCGGTGTGCCGTGCCTGCGGCTTCAGCAAGTGCGCGTAG